TCCTCCTTCACCTCGATCTTCAACTTGACGAACCACCCTTCACCATAGGGATCCTCATTTACCTTCTCCGGATGATCGGCGAGCGTCTCATTCACCTCAACCACCTCGCCGGAGACCGGGGCATACACCTCAGAGACCGCTTTGACCGATTCCACCGTGGCAAAACTCTCGCCTGCCCTGAACTTATCCCCTACATTGGGAAGCTCCACATAGACCACATCACCCAGCTCATGCTGAGCGTAATCGGTAATCCCTACCGTTCCAATATCCCCGTCCACCTTAACCCATTCATGGTCCTTGGTGTAAAGATAGTCTTTAGGATACATCTTCTCTCCTCCGTCGTTCATCATTTTTTCCTCTTATAAAAGGGCGTAGGCACCACCTTTGCCCTTGCCTCTTTGTTCCTAACCAAAACGGAGAACTCTGTCCCCACCTCAGTAGATTCTATAGGAAGATAAGCCAAGCCGATATTCTTCTTAAGATAAGGGGCATAGCTCCCCGAGGTTACCTTACCTACCTCCTTTCCCCCTATCAATACAGGATATCCATGACGAGCGACCTCCCTCCCCAACATTTCGAAACCGATCAACTTTCGGGAAACGCCCTCCTTCAATTGACGCGCTAGGACATCCCTTCCTATAAAATCTCCTTTATCAATCTTCACGATCCAGGCGAGATCTGCCTCAATAGCAGTGGTGGTACGGTCGATATCGTTACCGTAAAGAGCCATCTTCGCCTCTAACCTCAAGGTATCACGAGCGCCCAATCCTGCTGGGATCAGCCCCTTATCCTTACCCGCTTCCATAAGGGCATACCATACCTTCTCTGCATACTGGGGGGAGAAATAGAGCTCAAACCCATCCTCGCCAGTATATCCGGTACGCGATATTATCGCCTCAACCCCGATGACTTTACCTCGGATAAAACGGTAGTATCTTATATCACCCAGGGGAACATCGACCAACTTAGCGAGTATCCCTTCAGCCTCTGGTCCCTGGATAGCCACCTGAACATACTCGGGAGAGCGGTTTATCACCTCAACCCTTCCCTCCTTATGTTCCACTATCCACTGGTAATCCTTATCGGTGTTGGCAGCATTAACCACCAGAAGGTAATGCTTCTCTCCTAAACAGTAGATGAGCAGATCGTCCACAAAGGTACCTTCAGGGTAAAGCAAGGCATTATAATGGATCTTACCTGGAGTGAGTTTAGCGACATCGTTTGGGGTAAGCCGTTGAAGAAAAGAGAGACTATCCTCGCCCTTTACCTCTATCTCCCCCATATGGCTTACATCGAATAAGCCCGCTTTCTCCCGAACAGCAAGATGTTCCGTTATTACTCCGCTGTAGTATACCGGCATATCCCAGCCGGCAAACTCCACCATCCTTGCTCCCATATCCCGGTGTACCTTATTTAGAGGAGTTCTCTTCAACCCAGTTGTCCCACTCATCATCGCCTCCTTAAGTTTTTCCCTATGAGAAACCAAACAGCAAATTTTAGCACCACATTTTCCCCATTTCAAGTAAAATAGATAAGGTGGTTATTTTTTAAGTGATAGTTTTACCTCAAGGGGAGGCAAAAATGGAGGATCAACTAACCAAGGAAGAACAGAAGATATTACTCAAGTTAGCCCGAGAAGCGATAGAAGAGTTCCTTAAAAATGGGAAGAGAAAAAAGTTCGAGACAAAAAAACCCAGGCTAAATCGGTCGGGAGGGGCTTTTGTAACTATAAAGATAAACCACCACCTTCGGGGATGCATTGGTTATATCACTTCCCCTCGCCCTCTCTACGAAACGATAATAGACGCTGCCATCTCTGCCGCAGTGAATGACCCCCGTTTCCCTCCTCTTACCTTAGCTGAACTCGAGCAGGCAAAGCTCGAGATCTCGGTGCTAACCCCGCCTCAGAGGATAGAAGACATAAATGAGATAGAAGTGGGGAAACATGGACTCATTATAACCAAAGGACTAAATAAAGGACTCCTCCTTCCCCAGGTAGCAATTGAAGAAGGATGGGACAGGGATACCTTTCTTCAATACACCTGCCTCAAGGCAGGACTTCCACCTGATGCCTGGAAACAGGGAGCTACTATAGAGGTTTTCTCCGCTCAAGTATTTGGAGAAGAAAAGTAATTACTTCTTCACCTGCCGTTTAACCCGCTGCCCTACCTTAATTTCCCGCCTTGAAAGGATGATTTTACATAAGGTCGTTCTCTCTCCTACCCGAACAGCTACCAGCTGTCCTACCACAACAAAGGTTTCACCAGGATGGTCCTCGTTGTAGATGAGGAAAAAGTCCCCAGGGGAGACACCATCCTCCGCTCCCAGGTCGATGTGAACCAAATCCCCCTTTCCGACAGCCTCTCCACCTCTATCTATACTCACAACATATCCCTTCTTATCCGTCTCCACCCTCTTCGTAAATTCGGGACAGGGAGGAACTTCCTCTGGAGGAACAGGGGGAACTTCAGCTGCAGGAAGAAGCCAATCACCGATGTTTATTGGATGAGAGGAACGAACGATCCTAATAATGGCTGATTTAGGATCGACCCTCTCTACCACCGCTTTGCCCAACTGAAGCACTCCCCAACCAAGGGTATCACCCGTTTTCGGATGCTTTATCTTCCTCGTATAGCGAAGGACAAAGAAAACATCCCCCTCCTTTAAACCTTTATCCGCACCGTGGTTCAGGTAAAAGAAATCGCCCGTTATCCCCCC
The DNA window shown above is from Acidobacteriota bacterium and carries:
- the gcvH gene encoding glycine cleavage system protein GcvH; translated protein: MYPKDYLYTKDHEWVKVDGDIGTVGITDYAQHELGDVVYVELPNVGDKFRAGESFATVESVKAVSEVYAPVSGEVVEVNETLADHPEKVNEDPYGEGWFVKLKIEVKEELDDLFDAARYEAYIKEEKGE
- the gcvT gene encoding glycine cleavage system aminomethyltransferase GcvT: MSGTTGLKRTPLNKVHRDMGARMVEFAGWDMPVYYSGVITEHLAVREKAGLFDVSHMGEIEVKGEDSLSFLQRLTPNDVAKLTPGKIHYNALLYPEGTFVDDLLIYCLGEKHYLLVVNAANTDKDYQWIVEHKEGRVEVINRSPEYVQVAIQGPEAEGILAKLVDVPLGDIRYYRFIRGKVIGVEAIISRTGYTGEDGFELYFSPQYAEKVWYALMEAGKDKGLIPAGLGARDTLRLEAKMALYGNDIDRTTTAIEADLAWIVKIDKGDFIGRDVLARQLKEGVSRKLIGFEMLGREVARHGYPVLIGGKEVGKVTSGSYAPYLKKNIGLAYLPIESTEVGTEFSVLVRNKEARAKVVPTPFYKRKK
- the amrA gene encoding AmmeMemoRadiSam system protein A; translated protein: MEDQLTKEEQKILLKLAREAIEEFLKNGKRKKFETKKPRLNRSGGAFVTIKINHHLRGCIGYITSPRPLYETIIDAAISAAVNDPRFPPLTLAELEQAKLEISVLTPPQRIEDINEIEVGKHGLIITKGLNKGLLLPQVAIEEGWDRDTFLQYTCLKAGLPPDAWKQGATIEVFSAQVFGEEK